GAAAGTCAAATAGAACAATTCATCAATGAAGTAGTCATTCTCACACAGGTCAATCATCGAAACGTTGTCAAGCTTTTGGGATGCTGTTTGGAATCCGAGGTCCCTTTATTAGTCTATGAATATGTCTCCAATGGGACACTCTTTGAGCACATCCACAACAAAGGTGCAATGACTTGGTTATCCTGGGAGAATCGTTTACGGATTGCCTCTGAAGCTGCCGGTGCCCTGTCTTACCTTCATTCAGCAGCTTCAATTCCCATTATCCACAGGGATGTAAAATCGGCCAACATTTTACTAGACGAATCTTACACAGCCAAGATATCAGATTTCGGGGCTTCCAGGCTAATCTCCCTGGACCAAACAGAAGTAACAACGCTGGTCCAGGGGACACTAGGATACCTGGATCCTGAATACTTCCACTCAAGCCAATTAACTGAAAAAAGTGATGTCTACAGCTTTGGGGTGGTGCTTGCGGAACTCCTGACAGGGAAAAGGCCGATCGACATGGAAAGGGGACAAGAAGAACGAAACCTGGCAACTTATTTCATCATGGCAGTAAAAGAAAATCGACTGTTCCAAATCCTGGAGCCCCGAGTGGTTAGAGAGGGATCCCTGGAGCAGCTCCAGGCAACTGCTCAACTAATAAAGAGATGTTTACATCTGAATGGGGAAGACAGGCCGACGATGAAGGAAGTGGCTATGGAACTTGAAGGTTTGAGGAAGTTTACTAAGCATCCATGGGCTCAACAACCTGTTCATCATGAAGAATCTGTGGGGTTATTAATGAGTGATCAGATGGGATCTGCAGATCTTTATACTGCTCCAATTACTTCAGCTGATCTATACACTGTTCCAATCAGCTCATATAACAGCACTGGAGAATCCTCAGGGCAGTACAGCTTGAACAGCACTCCAAGTCAGATGTTCTTCCCCCATGTGAACAGCCCTCGTTGAAGAGAATGCGTGCGTGCCAAAATTTGGTGCTATGTTTTGATTTAGTTTTGCTATTTCCGTTTCTCGTGCTCGTTGTAGATTTTTATGTTCATTCAATTGTTGTATGCTTGCAAACGTACTTGTCATGGATTTTACTGGATGTGAGTTCTTCTAATAGGAATGTAAGGCTAGTCGCCTCCCCTCCCATTTGAAAATAAGCACCAACattggtaaatgtaaattcTCTTGCTGGAGACAATCCGACCCATATTCGTGTTTACTTGTTTTTCCTTTGACCCGTGATTAATGTGAAAGGCATGGAGACAGTGTGCTAATGGGCTTATTGCATGAGGTGGGATTGGAAGCCCCATGCCTGTTTGATAAATCTCCGTCCGCCCATTTTGTCCCATATTTTGGCAGTAATGGTCGTTTTTGCTCCAGCATTTACaccaaataacaaaaaatcctTGTTTCAACGTTTATGACAAGTTGGAAGCTTTTTGAGCGTGAATTAGAGCAAAACCAAGTCAGCTTTCTTCTCTTTCCACTGTTGTTTGATTTCAAgctacatatacatattaaattcCAACCGGGTCCTgccaataatatttataccCGACCCGAGTAAAATGTAGCCCAGGCCCGAATGCGGACAGCGTACTAGTACTCCTGCCATGGGTACTCAAAATGGGCCATTGACGTAATCATTACCAGGAGGATCCGGAAAGAATACCGCACGTGACGCAGTTTTGTTATATCCAAAATACCCTCTCGTCTCAGTCTAACTCTAACCACAAACATGGGCCCACCCCCATGAAAGGtcaaattccttttttttaataccaATTCGCCTCCATTTCCGACCGCCACAAATACTTTGCTCCATTCTTCCCAATTTTACCCTCCTAGCGCAACTGACGGGAGCAAGGAGGAGAAGCCGAGGATCTGATCTCTTCCTATCCCTACCCCCCCGCCGGCGTTTTCCTCCTCTAAATCAATGGCGGTGAACAAtgagaaaaactaaaaatcaaTCCCGCCGTGCGGTGAACAATGAGAAAACCTCAAAATCAATCCCGCCGTACATGAAGGCATTGTCTGGATCCCTAGGTGGCATAGTCGAAGCCTCATGCTTACAACCCATTGACGTCATCAAGACCCGGCTCCAGCTCGACCGCTCCGGTACCTACAAGGGGATAATTCACTGCGGCACCACCATCACCAAGACCGAAGGCGTCCGCGCTTTGTGGAAGGGGTTGACTCCTTTCGCCACGCATTTGACTCTCAAGTATGCGCTCAGGATGGGGTCCAATGCGGTCCTACAGTCCGCCTTCAAGGACTCGCAGACGGGGAATCTCAGCCACCAGGGTAGGTTGTTATCTGGGTTTGGTGCTGGTGTGCTCGAAGCTCTTGTTATCGTCACTCCATTTGAGGTCAGTGAGTTCATTCGTTTTtccatttctaatttttttatattattgtgtTGCTCCTTTTCAGGTTATTGTTTTTTGAgctttaattattgaattatctTTAGTGAATCAATCACATGGAGCTTAGTTCACTTGATTATGTTCAAAAGTCGAACTGTGTTTTACAATTCAGGAATCTGCATTCGTTTTCATGCGTCTCTTTAAGCTAAATTAAAGCATATGTGATCCTAGCTTCTGTAGGAGCTAGAATTTGAAGTCCTATATGTAGCATGGTTAATGGTAATTAGTATGCTCACCTGTCAAAGGcgtatattcataattttcataaaaaacaTGAGTTGATTGTCGGTAAAAGTGTGTCTCTTAGTTTGAATAGATCATAGACTATGACCGACTGGTTTCCTGACAATCCCCTTGGATGAATACAAAGAGTTCATAGTTACAATGCTAACTGGTTGTTATCTAACTTCACTGCCACTTGTATAGTAGTTCATGCGAGCCTTAAATTTTCACTTCACCTTATTGAGTTCGGGGCGCATTAACTCTCTCTGTGTTGACCACTTTCTTCCATTGGGCTGACTGATTAAGTTCACTTGGTTGTTACTTAATCTGTCATTGTACCTTCGCTTCACTCTGTCATGCCCAATATACATGCTTTAGTTGTTGTCTGTCTTCAAGTTGTACCGTGATTCTGTTTTCACAGAAGTTATGATGTAATGCACTGCACACTGAGCAACTACAGAATGTTGATTTGCGCTTTTGTCTctgttctttttttccttaattcaGTTTACAGTTCAATTGACATGTCTTGCTATAAGTAGGCAGTGGATCTTAGTCAAAATGTTAATGAACTTTTACCAATTCAGGTGGTCAAGATCAGACTGCAGCAGCAGAGAGGGCTGAGTCCTGAGCTCCTAAAATACAAGGGACCCATACATTGTGCTCGCATGATCATCCAGGAAGAAGGCGTGTTTGGTCTGTGGGCAGGAGCCGCCCCAACTGTGATGCGCAATGGAACAAATCAAGCTGCCATGTTTACAGCCAAAAATGCATTTGACGGAATTCTATGGAATAAGCATGAAGGCGATGGGAAAGTGCTCCAGCCGTGGCAATCTATGATATCAGGTTTCCTTGCGGGAACCGCTGGTCCAGTATGTACCGGGCCCTTTGATGTTGTAAAAACAAGGCTTATGGCACAGAGCCGATCTGGTGGTGAGTTGAAATACAAAGGTATGTTTCACGCTATCCAAACAATATATGCAGAAGAAGGACTACGAGCACTGTGGAAAGGACTATTACCCCGGCTAATGAGGATCCCACCTGGCCAGGCCATTATGTGGGCTGTAGCTGATCAAGTAACTGGTTTTTATGAGAGGAGATACTTGTATAATGCACCCCTATAGCTTCCCTCCATTATTGTCTTTTGTCGTTTTTTTGGTAAGGTGCTCACATTCATTTGAGGAACTGAAATTGTTAGAGCCGTCAGCCATTCACCTTAACTCATATGCAATATAGGACTGAGTTAGCTGGCTAATCCATCGGATATCTTGAGCTTGGACTTTATTTTAGGTTAGTATTTCATGTGATAACTTGCAAACGGATTGATTGCAaggataaaaaaaactatttgtGGCGCATGCCTTTGTTCTCGTGTTGTCCATTCATGATTCGAGCACAATTGCTATTCTTGTTGTGTACTGAGAGGCTTTTGTTATTCTGATAAGGTGGTCGGCCCCTTGGAAGTTAGAACGggaaatatttatgaaaagatGCACCACTCCAGTTCTTTTTTGATCATTACAGTTGCTATCTTGGAACTTGTTTAAGAAATAGGGCTGTTTGCTTTCATTTGTAAGCTGCTTCTCTCATGTTATTCTTGAATTACTGCTCAACTGGAGCGTGTCAGCGTAAGTGTTGGCATGAGATACAAACATtaccaaaatagaaaaacaaagtaCAACGTGCATTTGttacattcaaattttataagttattatttgagtatttgttgaaattttcttatttaaatcatatttgATCGAAGTAAAACAATCACATAGCAGATGTGAAACATTTATCGTGttggttattttttctaaattatatattaattacatcataagtgtattgtagttattatataaTCGGTTTAGGTCCGAGTGTCCGTTCAAGCTCCATATAGACaagaattttctcttttattcattttgtatAGCACATTGTATTTCTAAAATTCAAATCtggaaatattaatatgtatatataaaaagaatacaaattaaaaaatttgtagtGTTACTTGCTTACCTTAATAAATACGAAATTTGTCCTGaaactttatataaattttctgtaatttacaAACAAAATTCAGAAGGGGGGAGGCAAAACAAGTGAAACAAAAGcacttttttgattttatgtttgggtatttttggtagtttttgtgttttttacaccttatctgtgtggttttttattttttattttttatattttatatatatatataatattaaaagatataatttgacaataaacggTGATTCTTGtctctaaaaaatacaacattaaacatacaatatttatatgtatatatttatatataaaaatatatataactaaataaGATCTgataatgaatagtaatttttgtttactaAATCCCCACATCAAACCTAtatcacttattttaaaatattttaaattacctcaaaatataaattcaaacatactaTATATCTTAACATActtattaatttctatttttctctgtttatttttaaaacaccaatataaattttcaaaatacaaataactGTCAACCCATACTATATATAAGCGATACTATATTCTCTCTAAAGAGAGATGAGCGGCAGTGGCAGGGGCAGGggcaggggggggggggggggggggaggggttGAGGCTTTGTGGTGTGAGAGGGTGCACCTCCAAAAACCCTACCCCCAACAGTAGTAAGTAGTAACGGTAAAATACCCATTATATAAAGCACACTGCACGCTACACTGCCGACCTCAAACCCTAACGTTTTCTCTGATCCCTGCCTCTATCCTATTTGCTAAACCCTAATTCCGTACTCTCACTGCTACAGAATTTCACTTGGTACTCTTTCAATTCAGTTTATCTAATTTATTCCAtgatttaatcttttttttaattggttgCGTTTGTCTGGAAaggttttgattttctttttggtttttgttgaAGGTCGCAACAATGTCGGACGAGGAAAGGGAGGAGAGGGAGTTGGATCTCACCTCTCCCGAAGTTGTCACCAAATACAAATCTGCTGCTGAAATTGTTAACAGTTGGGTCTTTTCTTTGTCCCTTTTTGTATGCATTTAATTTTGCGCTGGGCGGGTGGGTGTTATTATGTCTAATACTGTTATTGTTCGAATTGTGTGGTTGTAAGTCGAGTGGTGCTATTGAAATATTCAATTGGTGGgagtttcattttcatttgatatttttgatgAATGTAATGCAGAGGCACTGCAATTAGTGATATCCGAATGCAAACCAAAAGCTAAGATTGTTGACGTTTGCGAGAAAGGGGATGCATTCATCAGAGAGTGAGTAATTTCATTTGCTCGACATGCTCATAGCAGTACTTCTAGGCTATTGTAGTTGTTTAGGTCTATAGCTCTGAAACTTTATGTGTTGGAATAGGCAAACGGGCAACATGTACAAGAATGTCAAGAAGAAGATAGAAAGGGGAGTTGCATTCCCAACTTGCATATCAGTGAATAATACAGTCTGCCATTTTTCTCCATTGGCCAGTGATGAGACTGTGTTGCAAGATGAAGATATTGTGAAAATGTAAGCataattttctgtatttgCAACGCATTTATGAATTATCATATAATCTACACTGGTCAGCATTGAAATTGGGAGTAATGGGTTTTATCTGCAGTGATATGGGGTGTCACATAGATGGCTTTATTGCTGTAGTTGCCCATACCCATGTGATTCAGCAAGGTCCAGTCACTGGCAGGGCAGCTGATGTTATTGCTGCTGCAAATACAGCTGCTGAGGTTGCTTTAAGACTTGTCAGGCCAGGGAAAAAGGTACTTTGGTTTGAGgatttcttttgtatttttgatgcagtcttcttttaaaatttagtggtGTGATACTTggtataaatgaaattgatatgAGTCTGGTATGtaatgaatttgaaaagttaaagtTATATTAGATGTCTTACCTCTGTTCTAATTCACGATGGCTTGTTCCCTTGCAAGTTTAGCTTAAAGTAAATTTGTAGCAATCAGATCCCTTGtgcatttaaatatttttgtcttctttAGCATCAGTCctagtgatttttttttctcaattactTGAATTTCATGTTCTGTCATTCTCCTATTCAGCTACATGCATTTAGAACCACCAGATCTTAAGTGGGAGTTGCATCATgcttgtatgtatatatatatatatatggttataGACTATGCCTATGTTGGCAGTGCTAAGGGATCAGTAGTATTAATATGAAGTTTCCTTTTTCCTGTATGTTCTCTTGATGTTTTGATGCATGAGGTGTTCTGTGCATGTCATAGCTTTAGCACTCCCTGGCTCCCCTAAATGATGATCACTTTTATGAGCAATGGGTCAAACCAAATGATGCTGTTGTCATAGTTACTCTGATAGGGGGTTCTGCATATACATAACTAACTCTCAAATGCCATTACTTTTAAAAGAGAgatgaataatttttcttttttttaaaaaaaaaaatgagggaaAAGGAGGCAACTTTGCTGAGGTGATTTATCCCTTAATCCCCTCCTGTCCCTGTGGCCTGTTGCCTATATCACAATTGGCCAGCTTGGATATTCTGGATGGTGAACTTCTTTGTGGTACCAGCTCTTTCTAGTGGGCTGATATGGAACTTGGTAGGTTTAAATTAGGCAATCATTTTGTCTcatgcatttttgttttgGAATTTGACTTAAACTAATTGTCTAGTACTTAAATGTCCATTTTTAGTTTCACCTTCCAATTTAATTGAGCCACTTAAGTTCTAGTAATacttaaaaagattatctacCGTATGTATTTGGTAAACGTGATTCTctatatgatgatgataaaCATGAAGGATGGATCTTGCATCCGGTGAAGTTCTTTTTAGTCATAGTTACACTGATAGAGATATCATGTTCTTCTTTCCTACAATGTTAGTGAGGTAAGCTCTTCAttaacatttttcatttactAATCCTGTTTTGCTTTATCTTTTCGTATCTGAGAACATACAACTCTCCTGTGAAGCATTACTTCCTAAGATGGGTTTCCAAACTTGTtgatctttttgtttcatgaACAGGAAATCTTCCTTTGTCTTGGTGTTTTCTAATGTGGAAAAATGTTCTTGGATTTTTACCCCTTGCTTCGGCTGTTGTTGCATTTTAtcaattacttttttctttccagGCAAATTAGGGGTGTGTTTCCAATTTGCTTTGATTGTTCCCCAACCTTTCTTTGCAAGTTTCATGTGTCCATAATTTCAATAGAACCAACAAACATTGATGGTACTATGGTTGATAGGCCTAGTAATAACTGGTATAGTTTACCAGTCATTGTTGGTGTTTCGAAAAAACACTTTGTCTTTTGACTGAATGTTAACTGCTTTATCTATTCAAAGTCTCTCTCATTCATAGCTTTTATTTGTAATcatgaaacaaaattaaaaaagtctttcctttctttctcctGTTATGTTAAAAGGCAACTTTGCCGAGGTAATAGATTTTGCTATTGATTTCCTCTTTTCCCTGTTGCCAATATTGCTATGGCTGCA
The nucleotide sequence above comes from Sesamum indicum cultivar Zhongzhi No. 13 linkage group LG11, S_indicum_v1.0, whole genome shotgun sequence. Encoded proteins:
- the LOC105174588 gene encoding mitochondrial succinate-fumarate transporter 1; the protein is MKALSGSLGGIVEASCLQPIDVIKTRLQLDRSGTYKGIIHCGTTITKTEGVRALWKGLTPFATHLTLKYALRMGSNAVLQSAFKDSQTGNLSHQGRLLSGFGAGVLEALVIVTPFEVVKIRLQQQRGLSPELLKYKGPIHCARMIIQEEGVFGLWAGAAPTVMRNGTNQAAMFTAKNAFDGILWNKHEGDGKVLQPWQSMISGFLAGTAGPVCTGPFDVVKTRLMAQSRSGGELKYKGMFHAIQTIYAEEGLRALWKGLLPRLMRIPPGQAIMWAVADQVTGFYERRYLYNAPL